A window of the Salvelinus alpinus chromosome 3, SLU_Salpinus.1, whole genome shotgun sequence genome harbors these coding sequences:
- the LOC139570682 gene encoding poly(rC)-binding protein 3-like isoform X1: MSDKEDGASGGGLNVTLTFRLLMHGKEVGSIIGKKGETVKKMREESGARINISEGSSPERIVTITGPTEGIFRAFSMIAEKFEEDITAAMTNSTVTSHPPVTLRLVFPGSQCGSLIGKGGSKIKEIRETTGAQVQVAGDMLPESTERAVTISGTPQAITQCVRHICSVMLESPPKGATIPYRPKTMPGAGHPVFQQQQQHASQAFTIQGQYAFPHQDLTKLHQLAMQHIPLPSLGQSNPTFPGMDTSVPKSSQELSIPNELIGSIIGRHGSKVNEIRQVSGAHIKIASATDGSPMRQVTIIGSPTSINVAHYLINASLEMAKYTMHAASSASPVDLNNMSFSQSVPTVSTPTSMAVMAATTQVPGTINMHSPSTLQSIPTQHYAVPVSSLFGMKTLPMLAMHPAAASGLPQGLSPYSTKVPTAGMKKSDRQKFAPY; encoded by the exons ATGTCTGACAAGGAAGACGGGGCCTCAGGGGGGGGGCTGAATGTTACCCTCACGTTTCGGCTTCTCATGCACGGGAAG GAAGTGGGCAGCATAATTGGAAAGAAAGGGGAAACCGtcaaaaagatgagagaggag AGTGGTGCTCGCATCAACATTTCAGAGGGATCTTCTCCAGAGAGGATTGTTACCATCACAGGACCAACAGAGGGCATCTTCAGAGCTTTCTCTATGATCGCTGAGAAGTTTGAGGAG GACATTACAGCTGCAATGACAAACAGCACTGTAACAAGCCATCCTCCAGTGACACTCCGCCTTGTGTTCCCAGGCAGTCAATGTGGCTCCTTGATAGGCAAAGGAGGCTCCAAGATCAAGGAGATCCGAGAG ACCACAGGTGCTCAGGTACAGGTGGCAGGGGACATGCTGCCGGAATCCACTGAGAGAGCTGTCACTATCTCAGGCACCCCTCAGGCCATCACGCAGTGTGTCAGACACATCTGCTCTGTCATGCTGGAG TCACCGCCCAAAGGAGCAACAATCCCATATCGCCCCAAGACCATGCCTGGAGCCGGCCATCCagtatttcaacaacaacaacaacatgcctCACAA GCCTTCACAATTCAAGGACAGTATGCTTTTCCACATCAAGAT TTGACCAAGCTTCACCAGTTGGCTATGCAGCATATCCCCCTCCCTTCCCTTGGGCAGAGCAACCCTACCTTCCCTG GAATGGATACCTCTGTCCCCAAAAGTTCTCAGGAGCTGTCAATACCCAATGAA CTTATTGGCTCCATAATTGGCAGACACGGCAGCAAGGTCAATGAGATTCGCCAGGTGTCAGGAGCTCACATTAAGATAGCCAGTGCCACGGACGGATCGCCCATGCGCCAAGTCACGATCATAGGCTCTCCGACCAGCATCAATGTGGCACACTACCTCATCAATGCCAG CTTAGAGATGGCTAAATACACCATGCATGCTGCTTCCTCTGCATCACCTGTTGACCTCAACAATATGAGCTTCTCTCAGTCTGTTCCCACTGTCTCCACACCAACCTCTATGGCTGTCATGGCTGCCACTACCCAAGTCCCTGGCACCATTAACATGCACTCCCCCTCCACCTTACAGTCTATCCCCACCCAGCACTATGCTGTCCCCGTTTCCAGTCTATTTGGCATGAAAACGCTCCCTATGCTGGCTATGCACCCAGCAGCTGCCTCGGGCCTTCCACAAGGTCTATCCCCTTACAGCACTAAAGTCCCTACTGCTGGCATGAAAAAATCTGACCGCCAGAAATTTGCCCCATATTGA
- the LOC139570682 gene encoding poly(rC)-binding protein 3-like isoform X2, with translation MSDKEDGASGGGLNVTLTFRLLMHGKEVGSIIGKKGETVKKMREESGARINISEGSSPERIVTITGPTEGIFRAFSMIAEKFEEDITAAMTNSTVTSHPPVTLRLVFPGSQCGSLIGKGGSKIKEIRETTGAQVQVAGDMLPESTERAVTISGTPQAITQCVRHICSVMLESPPKGATIPYRPKTMPGAGHPVFQQQQQHASQAFTIQGQYAFPHQDLTKLHQLAMQHIPLPSLGQSNPTFPGMDTSVPKSSQELSIPNELIGSIIGRHGSKVNEIRQVSGAHIKIASATDGSPMRQVTIIGSPTSINVAHYLINARLSSVVTGLGVL, from the exons ATGTCTGACAAGGAAGACGGGGCCTCAGGGGGGGGGCTGAATGTTACCCTCACGTTTCGGCTTCTCATGCACGGGAAG GAAGTGGGCAGCATAATTGGAAAGAAAGGGGAAACCGtcaaaaagatgagagaggag AGTGGTGCTCGCATCAACATTTCAGAGGGATCTTCTCCAGAGAGGATTGTTACCATCACAGGACCAACAGAGGGCATCTTCAGAGCTTTCTCTATGATCGCTGAGAAGTTTGAGGAG GACATTACAGCTGCAATGACAAACAGCACTGTAACAAGCCATCCTCCAGTGACACTCCGCCTTGTGTTCCCAGGCAGTCAATGTGGCTCCTTGATAGGCAAAGGAGGCTCCAAGATCAAGGAGATCCGAGAG ACCACAGGTGCTCAGGTACAGGTGGCAGGGGACATGCTGCCGGAATCCACTGAGAGAGCTGTCACTATCTCAGGCACCCCTCAGGCCATCACGCAGTGTGTCAGACACATCTGCTCTGTCATGCTGGAG TCACCGCCCAAAGGAGCAACAATCCCATATCGCCCCAAGACCATGCCTGGAGCCGGCCATCCagtatttcaacaacaacaacaacatgcctCACAA GCCTTCACAATTCAAGGACAGTATGCTTTTCCACATCAAGAT TTGACCAAGCTTCACCAGTTGGCTATGCAGCATATCCCCCTCCCTTCCCTTGGGCAGAGCAACCCTACCTTCCCTG GAATGGATACCTCTGTCCCCAAAAGTTCTCAGGAGCTGTCAATACCCAATGAA CTTATTGGCTCCATAATTGGCAGACACGGCAGCAAGGTCAATGAGATTCGCCAGGTGTCAGGAGCTCACATTAAGATAGCCAGTGCCACGGACGGATCGCCCATGCGCCAAGTCACGATCATAGGCTCTCCGACCAGCATCAATGTGGCACACTACCTCATCAATGCCAG GCTCTCGTCAGTGGTAACAGGCTTGGGTGTTCTGTAG